The Verrucomicrobium spinosum DSM 4136 = JCM 18804 genome includes a region encoding these proteins:
- a CDS encoding terminase large subunit domain-containing protein, with amino-acid sequence MSPIDLLLPYQRKWVDDESRFKYGLWSRQTGKDFSSAAEIVRDCKLRDKTTWMIAAPSERQSLETLAKCGEWSEAFDLASEGIREERDGPEALLKQGEIKFANGSRVIAVPGRPDTVRGFSANVLMTEFAFFEDPDATWRAILPSITNPLRGGEKKVRLITTPNGQGNKAHDLWTKENSTKHKWSKHKVTIHDAVAAGLPVDPEELRAMLDDPEGWAQEYECEFLDSAGVLLPYELIATCEAAEATTTQADAFWNARQQFPLYAGWDFARKKDLSVLWTAQKVGPIKVTKEVLIMRGMSTPAQVELVSHRLKHITRLCLDYTGAGVGAGDLLVEKFGEWNFDKHQFGKVELCTFTDSLKRDIFPSLKVALEQREFLVPATREIREDLHSMYRVVTAAGNVTYRAPHSPNGHADRCTGLALCNRAAGIGGAAGGLRSVKSERPRGRRLVA; translated from the coding sequence ATGTCTCCCATAGATCTCTTGCTGCCCTACCAGCGGAAGTGGGTGGATGATGAATCGCGGTTCAAGTATGGGCTGTGGTCCCGTCAGACGGGCAAGGACTTCAGCTCTGCGGCTGAGATCGTGCGTGACTGCAAGCTGCGGGACAAGACGACCTGGATGATCGCTGCCCCGTCTGAGCGGCAGTCCCTGGAGACGCTGGCAAAGTGCGGTGAGTGGTCTGAGGCGTTCGACCTGGCCAGTGAAGGCATCCGTGAAGAGCGTGACGGCCCCGAGGCCTTGCTCAAGCAGGGCGAGATCAAGTTTGCCAACGGCTCCCGTGTGATCGCGGTGCCGGGCCGGCCGGACACGGTGCGTGGATTCAGCGCCAATGTGCTGATGACGGAGTTTGCGTTCTTCGAAGATCCCGACGCGACCTGGCGTGCGATCCTGCCTTCCATCACCAACCCGCTGCGTGGCGGCGAGAAGAAGGTGCGCCTCATCACCACGCCCAATGGCCAGGGCAACAAGGCGCACGACCTGTGGACCAAGGAGAACTCCACCAAGCACAAGTGGAGCAAGCACAAGGTCACCATCCATGACGCTGTCGCAGCGGGCCTGCCTGTGGACCCCGAGGAGCTGCGGGCCATGCTGGATGATCCAGAGGGCTGGGCCCAGGAGTACGAGTGCGAGTTCCTTGACTCTGCCGGGGTGCTTCTCCCGTATGAGCTGATTGCCACCTGTGAAGCAGCCGAGGCCACCACCACGCAGGCTGATGCGTTTTGGAATGCCCGTCAGCAGTTCCCGCTGTATGCGGGTTGGGACTTCGCCCGCAAGAAGGATCTCTCCGTCCTGTGGACGGCCCAGAAGGTCGGCCCGATCAAGGTGACCAAGGAAGTCCTGATCATGCGTGGTATGAGCACGCCTGCCCAGGTGGAGCTGGTGAGCCACCGGCTCAAGCACATCACCCGCCTGTGCCTGGACTACACCGGAGCGGGTGTGGGCGCTGGCGATCTCCTGGTGGAGAAGTTTGGCGAATGGAACTTCGACAAACACCAGTTTGGCAAGGTGGAGCTGTGCACCTTCACCGACAGCCTGAAGCGCGACATCTTCCCCAGTCTGAAGGTGGCCCTGGAGCAGCGTGAGTTCCTTGTACCTGCCACCCGCGAGATCCGCGAGGACCTGCACTCCATGTACCGGGTGGTGACAGCGGCGGGCAATGTGACCTACCGCGCTCCGCACTCGCCCAACGGTCACGCGGACCGCTGCACGGGCCTGGCACTCTGCAATCGCGCTGCGGGCATTGGCGGGGCTGCTGGTGGCCTGCGCTCGGTGAAGTCTGAACGCCCCCGGGGCAGGAGGTTGGTAGCATGA
- a CDS encoding glycine-rich domain-containing protein, translated as MMKHLLKPTLLAASLALAFSFVAPDAHAQTPKKIRDLTAASSLAGTDIFEVTVDPDGTPASRKATITQIGEWLDSVTMTLTGKTIDGGSNTLSNIGQSSITNLVSDLAAKQDLDSDLTAIAALTTTSFGRGLLTQADAAALRTAAGLGNVENTALSTWAGTDNITTLGTISTGVWQGSVIDGTKLEVQQSIVQDADGLRLSGDSASPGNNKVYGTDGSGVKGYHSAPAQQVDVQVFTADGTWTKPANASRAHIFVVGGGGGGGSGRRGVAGVTIGGGGGGAGGGVVSLPIDASILSDTVAVVVGTGGTGGPEPGANTTNGNPGSAGTQSSFGAIVAVGGNGGSGGTGSGGSGGSVTGSASIVTPGGTATATIAGTAGGTGVAGTAAAAGSTTNTCVPSGGGGGGGISSGGVAFSGATGVPSTSYALTGGVTGGAGGATGASGTNGGLHAFGVGSGGGGGASSTTAAAGAGGNGQRGSGGGGGGAGLNDLLSGAGGNGGNGIVVITTYLAP; from the coding sequence ATGATGAAACACCTCCTCAAACCCACCCTGCTGGCCGCCAGCCTGGCTCTGGCGTTTTCGTTCGTCGCCCCTGATGCCCATGCCCAAACCCCCAAGAAGATCAGGGACCTGACGGCCGCCAGCTCGCTGGCAGGCACTGATATCTTCGAGGTCACGGTTGACCCAGACGGCACCCCCGCAAGCCGCAAGGCGACGATCACGCAGATCGGTGAATGGCTGGACAGCGTGACGATGACGCTCACTGGCAAGACCATCGATGGCGGCAGCAACACGCTGTCCAACATCGGTCAATCATCCATCACCAACCTGGTGAGTGACCTGGCGGCCAAGCAGGACCTGGACTCTGATCTCACTGCCATTGCAGCGCTGACCACGACCAGCTTTGGCCGAGGGCTGCTGACCCAGGCAGATGCGGCCGCACTGAGGACGGCGGCGGGACTGGGCAACGTGGAAAATACCGCGCTGAGCACCTGGGCGGGCACAGACAACATCACCACGCTGGGCACGATCTCCACCGGGGTGTGGCAGGGCTCGGTGATCGATGGGACCAAGCTGGAGGTGCAGCAATCCATTGTGCAGGATGCCGATGGCTTGCGCCTAAGTGGAGACTCGGCGAGCCCGGGTAACAATAAGGTCTATGGGACAGATGGCTCCGGGGTGAAGGGGTACCATAGCGCCCCTGCTCAACAGGTGGATGTGCAAGTATTTACTGCGGACGGCACCTGGACCAAGCCTGCCAATGCTTCCAGGGCACATATCTTTGTGGTTGGTGGTGGCGGTGGCGGTGGCAGTGGAAGACGCGGCGTCGCTGGAGTGACGATTGGCGGGGGCGGTGGGGGCGCAGGCGGGGGGGTTGTGTCTCTGCCCATTGACGCATCCATTCTCTCTGACACGGTGGCGGTCGTCGTGGGTACAGGCGGTACAGGCGGCCCGGAACCTGGAGCCAACACCACCAATGGCAATCCCGGAAGTGCTGGCACACAATCCTCATTTGGCGCAATTGTGGCAGTTGGTGGGAATGGTGGTAGCGGAGGAACCGGAAGCGGCGGCAGCGGCGGTTCTGTCACCGGATCAGCATCAATTGTCACCCCAGGTGGGACTGCGACAGCGACCATCGCAGGCACGGCTGGCGGGACAGGTGTAGCAGGCACTGCCGCAGCGGCAGGTTCCACGACTAACACATGCGTGCCCAGCGGCGGTGGTGGTGGCGGCGGGATCAGTTCTGGTGGTGTCGCATTCTCGGGCGCTACTGGTGTCCCATCTACATCCTATGCTCTCACTGGTGGCGTCACAGGGGGCGCGGGGGGCGCCACTGGCGCGTCAGGCACCAATGGTGGACTACATGCTTTTGGCGTCGGCTCTGGTGGTGGTGGCGGCGCATCATCTACGACCGCAGCGGCTGGAGCTGGCGGGAACGGCCAGCGCGGTTCCGGCGGTGGTGGCGGTGGCGCTGGCCTCAATGACCTCCTCTCAGGCGCTGGAGGCAACGGGGGCAACGGCATCGTCGTCATCACCACTTATCTGGCTCCGTAG
- a CDS encoding phage protein Gp36 family protein translates to MAWITLTDEDLKRRLAAAEYTALLNAAKQASQDPADLVAEALAEITGKVRGYVAACQKNTLGDGQTIPSELKASALALVRDYLFTRLPGMRSLNDDLRQKETERAVDELRDVAASKLAIVAPQTPDAEQAGGPAIQLVKSRPTIASRKDTHGLL, encoded by the coding sequence ATGGCCTGGATCACTCTCACTGATGAAGACTTGAAACGCCGCCTGGCCGCGGCGGAGTACACGGCGCTGCTCAATGCGGCCAAGCAGGCCAGCCAGGATCCCGCAGATCTGGTGGCCGAGGCCCTCGCGGAGATCACCGGCAAAGTGCGTGGCTACGTGGCAGCCTGCCAGAAGAATACCCTGGGCGATGGCCAGACCATCCCCTCCGAACTGAAGGCCAGCGCCCTGGCCCTGGTGCGTGACTACCTCTTTACCCGCCTCCCTGGGATGCGGTCCCTCAACGATGACCTACGCCAGAAGGAAACAGAACGTGCGGTGGATGAACTCCGCGATGTGGCGGCCAGCAAGCTGGCCATTGTCGCGCCCCAGACGCCGGACGCCGAGCAGGCGGGCGGCCCTGCCATCCAGTTGGTGAAGAGCCGGCCCACCATCGCCAGCCGCAAAGACACCCACGGTCTCCTCTAA
- a CDS encoding phage protease, producing MNKETSLPARTLRTPLARVSGIITAAPKGSDASQTGSLIMRLLKGACKPFAPIRVAVANAAVANSVLAGPFEVLQAESMFVPYGKYPHRLGMQIFDRAEAEAMARAWNSVIGRARRWFEDCPVYIGHPDVPGLEAEYPDKSAYGWIQNITAENDGARFQVKWGPEGAALVANAKYRFYSPHWNCEQRNDGLHPASVISFGLTNRSNIPVPPLANSAPTNPDPPTEDPMKPSPQLLALLGLTETADEAAVIQAITSMKEKCTSMENEVKNLKSAQTGAEQAKMDAEAAKTQAENAVKTANAAAAAARSSRVEMAMDSLVATGRVVIADRPAETTRLLALANEADVTTELGKLHARTPLVKTTSSIGNPAGHQAAAKSPQLQAQDAQRVALENAVATERQRLDGLFGQRPENYDLAWTNLQATKPELFTKVA from the coding sequence ATGAACAAAGAAACCAGTCTGCCTGCGCGAACTCTGCGAACACCTCTTGCGAGAGTGAGCGGGATCATCACGGCAGCCCCAAAGGGCTCCGACGCAAGCCAGACTGGCTCCCTCATTATGCGCCTCCTGAAAGGGGCTTGCAAGCCTTTTGCACCCATCCGGGTGGCCGTGGCCAATGCGGCTGTGGCCAACTCCGTGTTGGCGGGTCCTTTCGAGGTGCTGCAAGCCGAGTCCATGTTCGTGCCCTATGGCAAGTATCCGCACCGGCTGGGGATGCAGATCTTTGACCGGGCAGAGGCTGAAGCCATGGCCAGGGCATGGAACTCGGTCATTGGCCGCGCCCGCCGCTGGTTTGAGGATTGCCCGGTCTACATCGGCCATCCCGACGTGCCGGGCCTTGAGGCGGAGTACCCCGACAAGTCCGCTTATGGCTGGATCCAGAACATCACCGCCGAAAATGACGGAGCGCGGTTCCAGGTGAAGTGGGGGCCTGAAGGGGCCGCCCTGGTGGCGAATGCCAAGTACCGCTTCTACTCGCCCCACTGGAACTGCGAGCAGCGCAATGATGGCCTGCACCCCGCCAGCGTTATTTCCTTTGGTTTGACCAACCGCAGCAACATCCCTGTGCCACCGCTGGCCAACTCCGCGCCCACCAACCCCGACCCACCCACTGAAGATCCCATGAAACCGAGCCCACAGCTCCTCGCCCTACTGGGCCTGACCGAGACCGCTGATGAAGCGGCCGTGATCCAGGCAATCACCTCCATGAAGGAAAAATGCACCAGCATGGAGAACGAAGTAAAGAACCTGAAGTCTGCCCAGACTGGTGCGGAGCAGGCCAAGATGGATGCGGAGGCTGCCAAGACACAGGCGGAAAACGCTGTGAAGACTGCCAATGCAGCAGCAGCTGCTGCCCGGTCCTCCCGCGTGGAGATGGCCATGGACAGCCTGGTGGCCACTGGTCGAGTGGTGATCGCTGACCGGCCTGCGGAAACAACTCGCCTGCTGGCCCTGGCCAACGAAGCAGACGTCACCACAGAACTGGGCAAGCTCCATGCCCGCACCCCGCTGGTGAAGACGACCTCCTCCATCGGCAACCCTGCGGGCCACCAGGCGGCGGCCAAGTCCCCACAGTTGCAGGCGCAGGATGCGCAGCGCGTGGCCTTGGAGAATGCCGTGGCCACTGAGCGGCAGCGTCTCGACGGCCTCTTCGGCCAACGCCCTGAAAACTACGACCTGGCCTGGACCAATCTCCAGGCCACCAAGCCCGAGCTCTTCACCAAGGTCGCCTGA
- a CDS encoding DUF2190 family protein, with translation MKTHRPSRFVAVLTALVSGLAPIFGRPRRVAVANTYEEAVKQHDRAITKLADAAFATAWLNLKKGSSDNHVALAGAADCPLGVLDPEAPAGKTAVAIGDRVTINLLGRGPTKKFVASEAIAIGEELFTAANGKVQNRPAGAGTYWYLGVAISAAGADGDLIEGNDCVPQKLVIA, from the coding sequence ATGAAAACACATCGTCCCTCCCGATTCGTGGCTGTGTTGACCGCCCTGGTCTCCGGCCTCGCCCCCATCTTTGGCCGCCCTCGCCGGGTGGCTGTTGCCAACACCTACGAAGAAGCCGTCAAGCAGCATGATCGTGCCATCACGAAGCTTGCTGATGCCGCCTTCGCCACCGCCTGGCTGAACTTGAAGAAAGGCAGCTCTGACAATCATGTGGCTCTGGCTGGAGCTGCGGATTGCCCACTGGGCGTGCTGGATCCCGAAGCCCCGGCTGGCAAGACGGCCGTGGCCATCGGTGACCGTGTGACCATCAACCTGCTGGGCCGTGGCCCTACCAAAAAGTTCGTCGCGAGCGAAGCCATCGCCATCGGGGAGGAACTCTTCACGGCGGCCAACGGCAAGGTGCAGAACCGGCCAGCAGGTGCTGGCACCTACTGGTACCTCGGCGTGGCAATCAGCGCTGCCGGTGCAGACGGAGACCTCATTGAGGGCAATGACTGCGTGCCACAGAAGCTGGTCATCGCCTAA
- a CDS encoding chitobiase/beta-hexosaminidase C-terminal domain-containing protein yields MSTTWNDDVIRLLQEDVYGRLANDAFFRDIPVLLARKGLVDSDVELALSGLNEKDGKAGSCVIVLMPEVDAPEGQSPGPVIEVVQSFQVIVRPLIADDTASGGVGKNAEQIGVNVLNLLHRYVARRVGNVLMADNKPMRPLQAPVQGEVHYLVVLRLLTGLDRVRKVLEPQITPGDTITLTCGTGGAEIYWTADGSYPGPANATATLYTGPITLPPETVFPVDFQTVAYLEGMIPSDCNWAPIADE; encoded by the coding sequence ATGAGCACCACCTGGAACGACGATGTGATCCGCCTCCTGCAAGAGGACGTGTACGGCCGCCTGGCCAATGATGCGTTCTTCCGCGACATCCCTGTGCTGCTGGCCCGCAAGGGGCTGGTGGACAGTGACGTCGAACTGGCCCTGAGCGGGCTCAATGAGAAGGATGGCAAGGCAGGCTCCTGCGTGATCGTGCTGATGCCCGAGGTGGATGCGCCAGAGGGACAATCCCCCGGCCCGGTCATTGAGGTGGTGCAGTCCTTCCAGGTCATTGTGCGACCGCTCATCGCTGATGACACCGCCAGCGGGGGCGTGGGGAAGAACGCCGAACAGATCGGCGTGAATGTGCTCAACCTGCTGCACCGTTACGTGGCGCGGAGAGTGGGCAACGTCCTCATGGCCGACAATAAGCCGATGCGGCCACTGCAAGCCCCAGTCCAAGGGGAGGTGCACTACCTGGTGGTGCTGCGACTGCTCACGGGGCTGGACCGCGTGAGAAAGGTGCTGGAGCCGCAGATCACTCCGGGCGACACCATCACTCTCACTTGTGGCACTGGTGGAGCTGAGATCTACTGGACGGCGGACGGCAGCTACCCCGGCCCGGCCAACGCCACGGCCACGCTCTATACCGGCCCGATCACGCTGCCCCCTGAGACGGTGTTTCCCGTCGATTTCCAGACTGTGGCCTACCTGGAAGGGATGATCCCCTCCGACTGCAACTGGGCCCCCATCGCTGACGAATAA
- a CDS encoding phage portal protein family protein, giving the protein MSDRRSNLSALIKGITTDVAQIWRQMRWNPLRNCTPQRLAQWLDEYDIGWVRNAALAWEFIEKRDDMASTVIPKRKKAVSHRPWAVVKLDQSPAADAQFAAVEAFFNHLTVTDALDLNVRGDFSLLIRQMMDAQFKGYAAHEIIWKPGKQLRAELKFVQLYLFENTTGKLRYTGPAGGICGVDLDDDWMVTVGDCLMQAISVCWMFKKLSLSDWLNFSERFGIPGIHGMTSAQMGTPEWDNFIEALSKFANDWIMASAKGDEIKLIEAGKTGEAPFQPMVDRMDAAIARLVRGGDLSTISKKDGVGASLQGDETDILEQDDCKLISSHLQVHLVRKVIAMTFGSQVEPLVYIEIQPTPNQDIKLEMEVDNHFEKLGIPQSKAAIAERYGRPLPEAGEDLVGEAGKAQAATRAAESATASSPATSLANEATAEDEALREAVVADLAPIYEAIAKVLDEEDEDEDDDEVSFGRLRELNGNWAEITDAVLAGEAVEAAMTRILGEAFVGGLNLERIARDSLAAANANPYHDSSTGRFMRGPTKTGQPHQKTPASLRTSISEVLQSAMDEPDSRDYVEYSQIDDIEAAKLKALPGAPADLPIEAGWKRVVTAGEARHIIGKHWKDPRPVRPSDFDKLPELLAKPKAQKWITRHGVKPPILETTIDDKGELYVVEELRTGRKTLSLLSMFRK; this is encoded by the coding sequence ATGTCTGACCGCCGTTCCAATCTCTCTGCCTTGATCAAAGGCATCACCACCGATGTCGCGCAGATCTGGCGGCAGATGCGGTGGAACCCGCTGCGCAACTGCACCCCGCAGCGTCTCGCCCAGTGGCTGGATGAGTATGACATCGGCTGGGTGCGCAATGCGGCTCTCGCGTGGGAGTTCATCGAGAAGCGGGATGACATGGCGTCCACCGTCATTCCGAAGCGGAAGAAAGCGGTCAGCCACCGCCCCTGGGCAGTGGTGAAGCTGGACCAGTCTCCAGCTGCCGATGCCCAGTTCGCGGCGGTGGAGGCGTTCTTCAACCACCTCACCGTCACGGACGCTCTGGATCTGAATGTGCGCGGCGATTTCTCGCTGCTGATCCGGCAGATGATGGATGCCCAGTTCAAAGGGTATGCCGCTCATGAGATCATCTGGAAGCCAGGAAAGCAGCTGCGGGCAGAGCTGAAGTTTGTGCAGCTCTACCTGTTCGAGAACACGACGGGGAAGCTGCGCTACACGGGTCCCGCTGGGGGCATCTGTGGTGTAGATCTCGACGACGACTGGATGGTTACCGTGGGCGATTGCCTCATGCAGGCCATCAGCGTTTGCTGGATGTTCAAGAAGCTTTCCCTGTCCGACTGGCTGAACTTCTCCGAACGATTTGGGATCCCGGGAATCCACGGCATGACGTCAGCCCAGATGGGCACGCCTGAGTGGGACAACTTCATCGAGGCGCTTTCCAAGTTTGCCAACGACTGGATCATGGCCTCGGCCAAGGGGGATGAGATCAAGCTCATTGAGGCAGGCAAGACGGGGGAAGCTCCGTTCCAGCCGATGGTGGACCGCATGGATGCGGCCATTGCCCGGTTGGTGCGTGGTGGGGACCTCTCCACCATCAGCAAGAAGGACGGCGTCGGGGCCAGCCTCCAGGGAGATGAGACCGACATCCTGGAGCAGGACGACTGCAAACTCATCAGCTCCCATCTCCAGGTGCACTTGGTGCGCAAGGTCATTGCGATGACCTTTGGGTCGCAAGTCGAGCCGCTGGTCTATATCGAAATCCAGCCCACTCCGAACCAGGACATCAAGTTGGAGATGGAGGTGGACAACCACTTCGAGAAGCTCGGGATCCCGCAGTCAAAGGCCGCCATTGCTGAGCGCTATGGCCGTCCGCTTCCGGAGGCCGGGGAAGACCTGGTCGGCGAGGCTGGCAAGGCCCAGGCGGCGACCCGGGCGGCTGAGAGTGCGACAGCGTCATCTCCGGCAACCAGTCTGGCCAATGAGGCCACGGCAGAAGACGAGGCACTGCGTGAGGCCGTGGTCGCAGATCTGGCCCCCATCTATGAGGCCATCGCCAAAGTCTTGGATGAAGAGGATGAGGATGAAGACGATGACGAGGTGTCCTTTGGGAGGCTCCGTGAACTGAACGGCAACTGGGCCGAGATCACCGATGCTGTGCTGGCAGGTGAGGCTGTCGAAGCTGCGATGACCCGCATCCTGGGTGAGGCATTTGTTGGGGGCTTGAACCTTGAGCGGATCGCGCGGGATTCTCTGGCTGCTGCCAACGCCAACCCGTACCACGATTCGTCCACCGGGCGCTTCATGCGTGGACCGACCAAGACGGGCCAGCCACATCAAAAGACGCCCGCGTCCCTCCGCACTTCCATCTCCGAGGTGCTGCAATCGGCCATGGATGAGCCGGACAGCCGGGACTACGTGGAGTACTCGCAGATCGATGACATCGAGGCTGCCAAGCTAAAGGCTTTGCCTGGTGCCCCGGCTGATCTGCCCATTGAAGCTGGTTGGAAGCGGGTGGTCACGGCGGGCGAGGCGCGCCACATCATCGGCAAGCACTGGAAAGATCCACGCCCCGTTCGTCCCAGTGACTTCGACAAGCTGCCAGAACTTCTGGCCAAACCCAAGGCCCAGAAGTGGATCACCCGCCACGGGGTCAAGCCTCCCATCCTGGAGACCACCATCGACGACAAAGGAGAGCTCTACGTCGTCGAGGAGCTGCGCACTGGCCGCAAGACCCTGTCCCTCCTTTCCATGTTTCGCAAATAA
- a CDS encoding AraC family transcriptional regulator — MATKVESRRESFSDRCNSFSDRLRRYSIRHGFCDQSTFAQHFRKRMGMTPLQFRKQYKR; from the coding sequence ATGGCTACGAAAGTGGAGTCGCGACGTGAAAGTTTCTCAGATCGCTGCAATTCTTTCTCAGATCGTTTGCGGCGTTACTCTATTCGCCATGGCTTTTGCGATCAGAGCACCTTTGCGCAGCACTTTCGCAAACGGATGGGTATGACTCCGCTACAATTCAGGAAGCAATATAAACGCTGA